The Candidatus Poribacteria bacterium sequence AGCACACGTACCGAGAACGACGACAGCAATACCGCCCGGTAACCAGCCAACACTCGCACGCGCGAACGCAACCAACCGTTGCGGTGCCTTCCCTTCAGCGATAATGTATCCTGCAAAGGTGAAAAGTGGGATAATGAGGATTGTCGAATTCCGGGTGAGCCGGTTGAAATCAATCAGGATTGTCGCAATCGGTTCGCCTGCCATGGCATATCCAATAATCGAGGCACCACCGAGTAAAACGAAAAGCGCGCCACCGAGGAGTGCGAAACCTATCAAACCGATGCCAATTATGAGTCCCATCAGTCAGGTTCCCCCTCGATAGCATCTGGCGTATCCGCACTCCCTGTTAGATGGATGCCAATCTGGAGTACCACATGAACACCAATGAGAACAAAACCGTACGGAATAATAGTTTTCGCCCACCACAACGGGACACTGCCAATTAATACAGCCTCGCTTGACTGTTCATCTCCAAGAAAGAGAAAACCGTAATACGCTAAAATCCCGACAACGACCAAGGCGATACAGTCAATAACGAGATGGGTCCAACGCGTGACGCTTCTCGGCAGAATCCGACTCAGTACATCAATACTGATATGTCGTCTCTCACAGGTAG is a genomic window containing:
- a CDS encoding TRAP transporter small permease, with the protein product MPIRKESTGNAFLQNANTFLGKVETGALCLIVAMMLGLAILKIVLRYVFSTSLLWSDIMLQHLTLWLCFFGAALATCERRHISIDVLSRILPRSVTRWTHLVIDCIALVVVGILAYYGFLFLGDEQSSEAVLIGSVPLWWAKTIIPYGFVLIGVHVVLQIGIHLTGSADTPDAIEGEPD